The following coding sequences are from one Ramlibacter henchirensis window:
- the mraY gene encoding phospho-N-acetylmuramoyl-pentapeptide-transferase: protein MLLSLAVWLQGLSPEFGFLRVFQYITFRAVMAAMTALLIGLVAGPWVIRRLTELKIGQPVRDYAMQTHLSKKGTPTMGGVLVLMSIAIATLLWFDLSNRFVWIVLVVTLGFGMIGWADDWRKVVNKDPEGMRSREKYFWQSVIGLIAALYLVFSISESNNVRVVELFFQWVRSGFDVNLPPKAGLLVPFFKEVSYPLGVFGFVFLTYVVIVGSSNAVNLTDGLDGLAIMPVVMVGSALGVFAYVTGSAMYSRYLFFPHIPGSGELLIFCAAMAGAGLAFLWFNTHPAQVFMGDVGALALGGALGTIAVIVRQEIVLAIMGGVFVVEALSVMAQVAYFKYTRRRFGEGRRILKMAPLHHHFEKSGWTETQVVVRFWIITMLLCLAGLTTLKLR from the coding sequence ATGCTGCTTAGCCTGGCCGTGTGGCTGCAGGGGCTCAGTCCGGAGTTCGGCTTCCTGCGCGTGTTCCAGTACATCACCTTCCGCGCCGTGATGGCGGCCATGACGGCGCTGCTGATCGGCCTCGTCGCCGGCCCGTGGGTGATCCGCCGCCTGACCGAGCTGAAGATCGGCCAGCCGGTGCGCGACTACGCGATGCAGACGCACCTGTCCAAGAAGGGCACGCCCACCATGGGCGGCGTGCTGGTGCTGATGTCGATCGCGATCGCCACGCTCCTGTGGTTCGACCTGTCGAACCGGTTCGTCTGGATCGTGCTGGTGGTCACGCTGGGCTTCGGGATGATCGGCTGGGCCGACGACTGGCGAAAGGTGGTCAACAAGGACCCGGAAGGCATGCGCTCGCGAGAGAAGTACTTCTGGCAGTCGGTCATCGGCCTGATCGCCGCGCTGTACCTGGTGTTCAGCATCTCGGAGAGCAACAACGTCCGCGTGGTGGAACTGTTCTTCCAGTGGGTGCGCTCCGGCTTCGACGTGAACCTGCCCCCCAAGGCCGGCCTGCTGGTGCCCTTCTTCAAGGAAGTGAGCTATCCGCTGGGCGTGTTCGGCTTCGTGTTCCTCACCTACGTGGTGATCGTGGGGTCCAGCAACGCGGTCAACCTCACCGACGGCCTCGACGGGCTGGCCATCATGCCGGTGGTGATGGTGGGTTCCGCGCTGGGCGTCTTCGCCTACGTCACGGGCAGCGCAATGTATTCGCGCTACCTGTTCTTCCCGCACATCCCCGGCTCCGGCGAGCTGCTGATCTTCTGCGCCGCGATGGCGGGCGCCGGTCTGGCGTTCCTGTGGTTCAACACCCATCCCGCGCAGGTGTTCATGGGCGACGTCGGCGCGCTGGCGCTCGGCGGCGCGCTGGGCACGATCGCCGTGATCGTGCGGCAGGAGATCGTGCTGGCCATCATGGGCGGCGTGTTCGTGGTCGAGGCCCTGTCGGTGATGGCGCAGGTCGCGTACTTCAAGTACACGCGCAGGCGCTTCGGCGAGGGCCGGCGCATCCTGAAGATGGCGCCGCTGCACCACCACTTCGAGAAGAGCGGCTGGACCGAGACCCAGGTCGTGGTGCGCTTCTGGATCATCACCATGCTGCTGTGCCTGGCGGGCCTGACGACGCTGAAGCTGAGGTGA
- the murD gene encoding UDP-N-acetylmuramoyl-L-alanine--D-glutamate ligase, producing MEDFAPVQGSGEQEPVVPQAGPPAAPQPFPAFPDSVLVLGLGESGLAMARWCAREGAQVTVADTREQPPGLEALRQEFPEARFVSGAFSESLLDGVEAVYRSPGLSPAQVEPLAGALAARGMAMSGELTLFMRGLARLRHEQGYAPAVLAVTGTNGKTTVTSLTGQLVERSGRTVAVAGNIGPTLLDTLAAKTQAQSLSQAWVLELSSFQLEGVEGFEPTAAAVLNVTQDHLDWHGSMDAYGAAKARIFGARSLMVLNREDPLVMRMLPAPVRLKGGRMEQRDHVTFGADMPQRPGDFGIEVVNGMAWLVRALEADETQKKRRGEQEELHIQRLMPADALRIRGRHNAVNALAALALATAAGAQLAPMLYGLREYRGEPHRVESVGVLNDVEYFDDSKGTNVGATVAALSGLGADRKLVVILGGDGKGQDFSPLAEPVARFARAAVLIGRDGPRIRAALENTGVPLLDAGSMEDAVRLCAERAHAGDAVLMSPACASFDMFRNYPHRAEVFRAAVQALADEAGVQLGGEA from the coding sequence ATGGAGGATTTCGCGCCCGTGCAAGGTTCGGGCGAGCAGGAGCCTGTCGTGCCTCAGGCCGGGCCGCCCGCGGCCCCGCAGCCCTTTCCGGCGTTTCCGGACTCGGTGTTGGTGCTGGGCCTCGGCGAGTCGGGCCTGGCGATGGCCCGCTGGTGCGCGCGCGAGGGCGCGCAGGTCACGGTGGCCGACACGCGCGAGCAGCCGCCGGGGCTGGAGGCGCTGCGCCAGGAATTTCCCGAAGCCCGGTTCGTGTCCGGCGCCTTTTCCGAATCGCTGCTCGACGGCGTCGAGGCCGTGTACCGCAGCCCCGGCCTTTCGCCCGCGCAGGTGGAGCCGCTGGCCGGCGCCCTCGCCGCGCGCGGCATGGCGATGTCCGGCGAGCTGACGCTCTTCATGCGCGGCCTCGCCAGGCTGCGCCACGAGCAAGGCTATGCGCCCGCGGTGCTGGCCGTCACCGGCACCAACGGCAAGACGACCGTGACCTCGCTCACCGGGCAACTGGTCGAGCGCTCCGGCCGCACGGTGGCCGTCGCCGGCAACATCGGCCCGACATTGCTCGACACGCTCGCCGCGAAGACGCAGGCGCAGTCGCTGTCGCAGGCCTGGGTGCTGGAGCTCTCCAGCTTCCAGCTCGAAGGCGTCGAAGGCTTCGAACCCACGGCCGCCGCGGTGCTCAACGTCACCCAGGACCACCTGGACTGGCACGGCAGCATGGACGCGTATGGCGCCGCCAAGGCGCGCATCTTCGGCGCGCGATCGCTGATGGTGCTCAACCGCGAAGATCCGCTGGTGATGCGCATGCTGCCCGCGCCCGTGCGGCTCAAGGGCGGGCGGATGGAACAGCGCGACCACGTCACGTTCGGCGCCGACATGCCGCAGCGCCCGGGCGACTTCGGCATCGAGGTGGTCAACGGCATGGCGTGGCTGGTGCGCGCGCTGGAAGCGGACGAGACGCAGAAGAAGCGCCGCGGCGAGCAAGAGGAACTGCACATCCAGCGCCTGATGCCCGCCGACGCGCTGCGCATCCGCGGCCGCCACAACGCAGTGAACGCGCTCGCGGCGCTGGCCCTGGCCACGGCCGCCGGCGCTCAGCTCGCGCCCATGCTCTACGGCCTGCGGGAATACCGGGGCGAGCCGCACCGGGTCGAATCGGTCGGCGTGCTGAACGATGTCGAGTACTTCGACGACAGCAAGGGCACCAACGTCGGCGCCACGGTGGCCGCGTTGTCGGGCCTCGGCGCGGACCGCAAGCTGGTCGTGATCCTCGGCGGCGACGGCAAGGGCCAGGACTTCTCGCCCCTGGCCGAGCCCGTGGCGCGCTTCGCCCGCGCCGCGGTGTTGATCGGGCGCGATGGCCCGCGCATCCGCGCGGCGCTGGAAAACACCGGCGTGCCGCTGCTGGACGCCGGCTCGATGGAAGACGCTGTGCGCCTGTGCGCCGAGCGCGCCCATGCCGGCGACGCGGTGCTGATGTCGCCCGCCTGCGCCAGCTTCGACATGTTCCGCAACTACCCGCACCGGGCCGAGGTGTTCCGCGCCGCCGTGCAGGCGCTGGCCGACGAAGCCGGCGTGCAGCTGGGAGGTGAGGCATGA
- the ftsW gene encoding putative lipid II flippase FtsW, producing MNALVSRVGGWFGGGSRERYPGRAAPSRVQAFDQPLFWVTVALLAFGLVMVYSASIALPDNPKFARYAHTHFLVRHLLSLVLGFVIALIAFQVPVGTWEKAAPWLFVASLALLIVVLIPHVGKGVNGARRWISLGAMSFQPSELAKFAVLLYAADYMVRKMDVKERFFRAVLPMAGAVAVVGVLLLAEPDMGAFMVIAVIAMGILFLGGVNARMFFLIAAVIVVAFVLMIALSEWRRERIFAYLDPFSEAHALGKGYQLSHSLIAIGRGEIFGVGLGGSVEKLHWLPEAHTDFLLAVIGEEFGLVGVLAVILCFLWMTRRIMHIGRQAVALDRVFAGLVAQGIGLWIGFQAFINMGVNLGALPTKGLTLPLMSYGGSAILMNLVAIAVVLRIDYENRVLMRGGRSR from the coding sequence ATGAACGCGCTGGTGTCGCGCGTGGGCGGCTGGTTCGGCGGCGGTAGCCGCGAAAGGTATCCGGGCCGTGCGGCGCCATCGCGCGTGCAGGCCTTCGACCAGCCGCTGTTCTGGGTCACGGTGGCCCTCCTCGCGTTCGGGCTGGTGATGGTGTATTCGGCCTCGATCGCGCTGCCGGACAACCCGAAGTTCGCGCGCTACGCGCACACGCATTTCCTCGTGCGCCACCTGCTGTCGCTGGTTCTGGGTTTCGTCATCGCGCTGATCGCGTTCCAGGTGCCGGTGGGCACGTGGGAGAAGGCGGCCCCGTGGCTGTTCGTCGCCTCCCTCGCCCTGCTGATCGTGGTGCTCATCCCGCACGTCGGCAAGGGCGTGAACGGCGCGCGCCGCTGGATCAGCCTGGGTGCGATGAGTTTCCAGCCCTCGGAGCTGGCCAAGTTCGCCGTGCTGCTGTACGCCGCCGACTACATGGTCCGCAAGATGGACGTGAAGGAGCGGTTCTTCCGCGCGGTGCTGCCGATGGCCGGCGCGGTCGCGGTTGTCGGCGTGCTGCTGCTGGCCGAACCCGACATGGGCGCCTTCATGGTGATCGCCGTCATCGCCATGGGCATCCTGTTCCTGGGCGGCGTCAACGCCCGCATGTTCTTCCTGATCGCGGCCGTGATCGTGGTGGCGTTCGTGCTCATGATCGCGCTGTCGGAGTGGCGCCGCGAGCGCATCTTCGCGTACCTCGACCCGTTCAGCGAAGCGCACGCGCTCGGCAAGGGCTACCAGCTGTCACATTCGCTGATCGCCATCGGCCGCGGCGAGATCTTCGGTGTGGGCCTCGGCGGCAGCGTGGAGAAGCTGCACTGGCTGCCCGAGGCCCACACCGATTTCCTGCTGGCCGTGATCGGGGAGGAGTTCGGCCTCGTCGGCGTGCTGGCCGTCATCCTCTGCTTCCTCTGGATGACGCGCCGCATCATGCATATCGGACGGCAGGCCGTGGCGCTGGACCGCGTGTTCGCCGGGCTGGTGGCGCAGGGCATCGGCCTGTGGATCGGGTTCCAGGCCTTCATCAACATGGGCGTGAACCTCGGCGCGCTGCCGACCAAGGGCCTGACGCTGCCGCTCATGAGCTATGGCGGTTCCGCGATCCTGATGAACCTGGTCGCGATCGCGGTCGTCCTGCGCATCGACTACGAGAACCGCGTCCTCATGCGGGGAGGGCGCTCCAGATGA
- the murG gene encoding undecaprenyldiphospho-muramoylpentapeptide beta-N-acetylglucosaminyltransferase — MAGGTGGHIFPGLAVAEALRERGWRVHWLGAPGSMESRLVPPRGFTLETIDFGGVRGKGPVTLALLPLRLLRAFWQSIRVVRRVRPDVVIGLGGYITFPAGMMSVLLGKPLVLHEQNSIAGMSNRVLAEVADRVFTAFPKVMSKGRWIGNPLRTGFLQQPSPEERFAGRTGPLKVLVVGGSLGAKALNEIVPKALALMPPEQRPYVLHQSGAKQIDELHANYAAAGVHAELTPFIEDTAEGFAEADLVICRAGASTVTEIAAVGAAAVYVPFPHAVDDHQTTNARFIVDAGGGWLIQQRDLTPEGLARLIQGIDRTELLRKAQAAQKVARTSATADMVQACEELAKA; from the coding sequence ATGGCTGGCGGAACGGGCGGCCACATCTTCCCGGGACTCGCCGTGGCCGAAGCGCTGCGCGAGCGCGGCTGGCGCGTGCACTGGCTGGGCGCACCCGGCAGCATGGAAAGCCGGCTGGTGCCGCCGCGCGGATTCACGCTGGAGACCATCGACTTCGGCGGCGTGCGCGGCAAAGGGCCGGTCACGCTGGCGCTGCTGCCGCTGCGGCTGCTGCGCGCCTTCTGGCAAAGCATCCGCGTGGTGCGGCGCGTGCGTCCCGACGTGGTGATCGGCCTGGGCGGCTACATCACCTTCCCCGCGGGAATGATGTCCGTGCTGCTGGGCAAGCCGCTGGTGCTGCACGAACAGAACTCGATCGCCGGCATGTCCAACCGCGTGCTGGCCGAAGTGGCCGACCGCGTGTTCACCGCCTTCCCGAAGGTGATGTCCAAGGGCCGCTGGATCGGCAACCCGCTGCGCACAGGTTTCCTGCAGCAGCCCTCGCCCGAAGAGCGCTTTGCCGGCCGCACCGGTCCGCTGAAGGTGCTGGTGGTGGGCGGCAGCCTCGGCGCCAAGGCGCTGAACGAGATCGTGCCCAAGGCGCTCGCGCTCATGCCGCCCGAGCAGCGCCCCTACGTGCTGCACCAGAGCGGCGCAAAACAGATCGACGAACTGCACGCCAACTACGCCGCCGCCGGCGTGCACGCCGAACTCACGCCCTTCATCGAAGACACGGCCGAAGGCTTCGCTGAAGCCGACCTGGTGATCTGCCGTGCCGGCGCGAGCACCGTCACCGAGATCGCGGCCGTCGGCGCCGCGGCGGTGTACGTGCCGTTTCCGCATGCGGTGGACGACCACCAGACCACCAACGCCAGGTTCATCGTCGACGCGGGAGGCGGCTGGCTGATCCAGCAGCGCGACCTCACGCCCGAGGGCCTGGCCCGACTGATCCAAGGCATCGACCGGACCGAACTGCTGCGCAAGGCGCAAGCCGCGCAGAAAGTGGCGCGCACCAGCGCCACGGCCGACATGGTGCAAGCCTGCGAGGAGCTCGCGAAGGCATGA
- the murC gene encoding UDP-N-acetylmuramate--L-alanine ligase, which produces MKHAVKHIHFVGLGGAGMSGIAEVLRNLGYTISGSDLSDSATLRRLQGLGIKTCIGHQASHIAGADAVVTSTAVQADNPEVVAAREKKIPVVPRAMMLAELMRLKQGIAIAGTHGKTTTTSLVASVLAEGGLDPTFVIGGRLNSAGANAKLGAGDYIVVEADESDASFLNLMPVMAVVTNIDADHMETYGQDFGRLQGAFLDFLHRMPFYGTAILCVDDPAVRAIVPDVQCPITSYGVSEDAQVRAVNIRAVGAQMHFTAQRRNGITLPDLPVKLNLPGHHNVLNALSAIAVAVELNVPDAAVQKAFAEFRGVGRRFQGYGDVKVPAANGGGRFTVIEDYGHHPVEIAATLSAARGAFPGRRLVLAFQPHRYTRTRDCFEDFVKVMGQADAVLLAEVYAAGEAPIVAADGRSLARAVRVAGKVEPLFVDEIGAMPQAILDMVRDGDVVMCMGAGSIGGVPARLVEAGGAA; this is translated from the coding sequence ATGAAACACGCCGTCAAACACATCCACTTCGTGGGCCTCGGGGGCGCCGGCATGTCCGGCATCGCCGAAGTGCTGCGCAACCTGGGCTACACGATCTCCGGCTCCGACCTGTCGGACAGCGCCACGCTGCGCCGCCTGCAGGGCCTGGGCATCAAGACCTGCATCGGCCACCAGGCTTCGCACATCGCGGGCGCCGACGCGGTGGTCACGTCCACCGCCGTGCAGGCCGACAACCCCGAGGTGGTCGCCGCGCGCGAGAAGAAGATCCCGGTGGTGCCGCGCGCCATGATGCTGGCCGAGCTGATGCGCCTGAAGCAGGGCATCGCCATCGCCGGCACGCACGGCAAGACGACGACGACCAGCCTCGTGGCCAGCGTGCTCGCCGAAGGGGGCCTGGATCCCACGTTCGTCATCGGCGGCCGCCTGAACAGCGCGGGCGCCAACGCCAAGCTGGGGGCGGGCGACTACATCGTGGTCGAGGCCGACGAATCCGACGCCTCCTTCCTGAACCTGATGCCGGTGATGGCGGTCGTCACCAACATCGACGCCGACCACATGGAGACCTACGGCCAGGACTTCGGCCGGCTGCAGGGCGCCTTCCTCGACTTCCTGCACCGCATGCCGTTCTACGGCACGGCGATCCTCTGCGTCGACGATCCCGCGGTGCGCGCCATCGTGCCGGACGTGCAGTGCCCGATCACCAGCTACGGCGTGAGCGAGGACGCGCAGGTTCGCGCGGTGAACATCCGCGCGGTCGGCGCCCAGATGCATTTCACGGCCCAGCGCCGCAACGGCATCACCTTGCCCGACCTGCCGGTGAAGCTGAACCTCCCGGGCCACCACAACGTGCTCAATGCACTGTCCGCCATCGCAGTAGCGGTGGAGCTGAACGTGCCGGATGCCGCAGTCCAGAAGGCGTTCGCCGAATTCCGCGGCGTCGGCCGGCGCTTCCAGGGCTACGGCGACGTGAAGGTGCCGGCGGCCAACGGCGGCGGGCGCTTCACGGTCATCGAGGACTACGGCCACCACCCGGTGGAGATCGCCGCCACGCTGTCCGCAGCGCGCGGCGCTTTCCCGGGCCGCCGCCTCGTGCTGGCCTTCCAGCCGCACCGCTACACGCGCACGCGCGACTGCTTCGAGGATTTCGTCAAGGTGATGGGCCAGGCCGACGCCGTGCTGCTGGCCGAGGTCTACGCCGCGGGCGAGGCGCCCATCGTCGCGGCCGACGGCCGCTCGCTGGCCCGCGCCGTTCGCGTGGCCGGCAAGGTGGAGCCCCTGTTCGTCGACGAGATCGGCGCGATGCCGCAGGCCATCCTGGACATGGTTCGCGACGGCGACGTCGTGATGTGCATGGGCGCCGGCTCGATCGGCGGCGTGCCGGCGCGGCTGGTGGAAGCAGGGGGGGCTGCATGA
- a CDS encoding D-alanine--D-alanine ligase, giving the protein MSTIDPKSVGKVAVLMGGKSAEREVSLMSGAGVLKALQSRGVNAHAFDPAQRDIGELKRKGFKRCFIALHGRFGEDGTVQGALELLGIPYTGSGVMASSVSIDKVMTKRIWIAEGVPTPRYQLLRRGAFDREKVRAIPDELGLPLIVKPAREGSSIGVAKVQGYSEIQAAVEAAAALDSDILCEQFVAGDEVTCPVLGTGDSARALPVIRIVAPEGNYDYQNKYFTDDTKYLVPCGLPEGEEAAIQELVVKAYRVLGCRGWGRIDVMIDGATRKPYLLEINTSPGMTGHSLVPMSARAAGISYEELCLQLLASAALDHERVERRKTPRGTANGEGASA; this is encoded by the coding sequence ATGAGCACCATCGACCCCAAGTCCGTCGGCAAGGTCGCCGTCCTGATGGGCGGCAAGTCGGCCGAGCGCGAGGTGTCGCTCATGTCGGGCGCCGGCGTGCTCAAGGCGCTGCAGTCCAGGGGCGTGAACGCGCATGCGTTCGACCCGGCCCAGCGCGACATCGGCGAGCTCAAGCGCAAGGGCTTCAAGCGCTGCTTCATCGCGCTGCACGGCCGCTTCGGCGAGGACGGCACGGTGCAGGGCGCGCTGGAACTGCTGGGCATCCCCTACACCGGCTCGGGCGTCATGGCCTCCAGCGTGTCCATCGACAAGGTGATGACCAAGCGGATCTGGATCGCCGAAGGCGTCCCGACCCCGCGCTACCAACTGCTGCGCCGCGGCGCTTTCGACCGCGAGAAGGTGCGCGCGATCCCCGACGAACTCGGCCTGCCGCTCATCGTGAAACCGGCCCGCGAGGGGTCGTCCATCGGCGTGGCCAAGGTGCAGGGTTACTCCGAGATCCAGGCCGCGGTGGAAGCGGCCGCCGCGCTGGACAGCGACATCCTGTGCGAGCAGTTCGTGGCCGGCGACGAAGTCACCTGCCCGGTGCTGGGCACGGGCGATTCGGCGCGCGCGCTGCCGGTCATCCGCATCGTGGCGCCCGAGGGCAACTACGACTACCAGAACAAGTACTTCACCGACGACACCAAGTACCTGGTCCCCTGCGGCCTGCCCGAAGGCGAGGAGGCCGCGATCCAGGAACTCGTGGTCAAGGCGTACCGGGTGCTCGGCTGCCGCGGCTGGGGCCGCATCGACGTGATGATCGACGGCGCCACCCGCAAGCCCTACCTGCTGGAGATCAACACCTCGCCCGGCATGACCGGGCACTCGCTGGTGCCGATGTCGGCGCGCGCGGCGGGCATCAGCTACGAAGAGCTGTGCCTGCAGCTGCTGGCGTCGGCGGCGCTCGACCACGAGCGCGTCGAGCGCCGCAAGACGCCCCGCGGCACGGCGAACGGGGAGGGCGCGAGCGCATGA
- a CDS encoding cell division protein FtsQ/DivIB: MKKKKAAPPPLDVRLMNNTAMVLFAAFGVLLLAALCWWAVRHPAFALGGISLQGDVTHNNVATVRANVAPRLRGNFFTVDLDAARRAFEDVPWVRQAIVRREFPNRLRVVLQEHEAVAFWGDEGSSRMVNSHGELFEANAGDVEADGLPRLAGPDGHAAQVLAMYRAIAPLFEPLELAAEELVLTGRGSWQLSLDTGATVELGRGDIAEVLPRVQRFAQTLTQVTSRYGRRPEALVSADLRYGDGFAIRLRGVGTVTAESRKG, encoded by the coding sequence ATGAAGAAGAAAAAAGCCGCCCCGCCGCCGCTGGACGTGCGCCTGATGAACAACACCGCCATGGTGCTGTTCGCGGCGTTCGGCGTGCTGCTGCTGGCGGCGCTGTGCTGGTGGGCGGTGCGGCACCCGGCGTTCGCGCTGGGCGGCATCAGCCTGCAGGGCGACGTCACGCACAACAACGTGGCGACGGTGCGCGCCAACGTGGCCCCCCGGCTGCGCGGCAACTTCTTCACCGTCGATCTCGACGCCGCGCGCCGTGCATTCGAGGACGTGCCCTGGGTGCGGCAGGCCATCGTGCGGCGCGAGTTCCCGAACCGGCTGCGCGTGGTGCTGCAGGAGCACGAGGCCGTGGCTTTCTGGGGCGACGAGGGCAGCTCGCGCATGGTCAACAGCCACGGCGAACTGTTCGAAGCGAACGCGGGCGATGTGGAGGCCGATGGCTTGCCGCGGCTGGCGGGGCCGGACGGCCACGCGGCCCAGGTGCTGGCGATGTACCGGGCGATCGCGCCGCTGTTCGAGCCGCTGGAGCTGGCGGCCGAGGAGCTGGTGCTGACCGGGCGCGGCAGCTGGCAGCTGTCGCTGGACACCGGCGCCACCGTCGAACTGGGCCGCGGCGACATCGCCGAAGTGCTGCCGCGCGTGCAGCGCTTCGCGCAGACGCTGACCCAGGTGACGTCGCGCTACGGGCGCCGGCCGGAGGCGCTGGTCTCGGCCGACCTGCGCTACGGCGACGGCTTTGCGATCCGGTTGAGGGGCGTCGGCACGGTGACGGCCGAGTCGAGGAAGGGATAG
- the ftsA gene encoding cell division protein FtsA — MAKEYKDLVVGLDIGTAKVMAVVAEVLPGGELKLAGLGVAPSNGLKRGVVVNIDATVQSIQQALKEAELMADCKITRVYTGITGSHIRGINSSGMVAVKDREVTPADVARVVETARAINISTDQRLLLVEPQEFVIDGQDVREPIGMSGIRLEAKVHIVTGAQSAAENIIKCVRRCGLEVEQLMLNPLASSQAVLTQDEKELGVALVDIGAGTTDVAIFTGGAIRHTSVIPIAGDLITSDIAMALRTPTKDAEDIKVESGYAKQLLADPEQQVEVPGLGDRGPRMLSRQALAGVIEPRVEEIFSLVQQVVRESGYEEVLSSGVVITGGSAVMPGMVELGEDIFLKPVRRGVPQYTGALADMVAQPRAATVMGLLEEARLARVRGHKVAQKNGSMKTAFSRFKDFIVGNF, encoded by the coding sequence ATGGCGAAGGAATACAAGGACCTCGTCGTCGGCCTGGACATCGGCACCGCCAAGGTGATGGCGGTGGTGGCCGAGGTCCTGCCGGGCGGCGAGCTCAAGCTGGCGGGGCTGGGCGTGGCGCCCTCCAACGGCCTGAAGCGCGGCGTGGTGGTGAACATCGACGCCACGGTGCAGAGCATCCAGCAGGCGCTGAAGGAAGCCGAGCTGATGGCCGACTGCAAGATCACGCGCGTCTACACCGGCATCACGGGCAGCCACATCCGCGGCATCAACTCCAGCGGCATGGTGGCGGTGAAGGACCGCGAGGTGACCCCGGCCGACGTGGCCCGCGTGGTGGAGACGGCGCGCGCGATCAACATCTCGACCGACCAGCGCCTGCTGCTGGTCGAACCGCAGGAGTTCGTGATCGACGGGCAGGACGTGCGCGAGCCGATCGGCATGAGCGGCATCCGGCTCGAAGCCAAGGTCCACATCGTCACCGGCGCGCAGAGCGCGGCCGAGAACATCATCAAGTGCGTGCGCCGCTGCGGGCTGGAGGTCGAGCAGCTGATGCTCAACCCGCTGGCCTCCAGCCAGGCCGTCCTGACGCAGGACGAGAAGGAACTGGGCGTGGCGCTGGTGGACATCGGCGCCGGCACCACCGACGTCGCCATCTTCACGGGCGGTGCGATCCGCCACACGTCGGTGATCCCGATCGCCGGGGACCTGATCACCAGCGACATCGCGATGGCGCTGCGCACGCCCACCAAGGACGCCGAGGACATCAAGGTCGAGAGCGGCTACGCCAAGCAGCTGCTGGCCGACCCGGAGCAGCAGGTCGAGGTGCCGGGCCTGGGCGACCGTGGCCCGCGCATGCTGTCGCGCCAGGCGCTGGCCGGCGTGATCGAGCCGCGCGTCGAGGAGATCTTCTCCCTGGTGCAGCAGGTGGTGCGCGAGTCCGGCTACGAGGAGGTGCTGTCCTCCGGCGTGGTGATCACCGGCGGCAGCGCCGTGATGCCGGGCATGGTCGAACTCGGCGAAGACATCTTCCTCAAGCCGGTGCGCCGGGGCGTGCCCCAGTACACCGGCGCGCTGGCCGACATGGTGGCGCAGCCCCGTGCGGCCACCGTCATGGGCCTGCTCGAGGAAGCGCGGCTGGCACGCGTGCGCGGGCACAAGGTCGCGCAGAAGAACGGGTCGATGAAGACCGCTTTCTCGCGGTTCAAGGATTTCATCGTGGGGAACTTCTGA
- the ftsZ gene encoding cell division protein FtsZ: MSIEMIEVEEFHLGTQIKVIGVGGGGGNAVEHMISRAVQGVEFICANTDAQALVRSAAHKVIQLGNNGLGAGGKPDRGRDAAEAAAESIRDAIDGAHMLFITAGMGGGTGTGAAPVIARIAKEMGILTVGVVTKPFDWEGGRRMTNADQGLMELEANVDSLIVVLNEKLLDVLGDEITQDEAFAHANDVLKNAVGGIAEIINVPGHVNVDFEDVRTVMGEPGKAMMGTAVASGPDRARIAAEQAVACPLLDGIDLSGAKGVLVLITAAKGSLKLAESKLAMNTIRAYASPDAHVIYGTAYDDSLDDEVRVTVVATGLSRQGQQRRTAPPLQVLRTGTDNVPFNVPTVNHAVAGPGAIATRETGGMGAPQQPDYGGMTVPSVWRTNRTQAAAKVDALSSGGMDDFEIPAFLRKQAD; the protein is encoded by the coding sequence ATGAGCATCGAAATGATCGAAGTCGAGGAGTTCCACCTGGGCACCCAGATCAAGGTGATCGGTGTCGGTGGCGGCGGCGGCAACGCGGTGGAGCACATGATTTCGCGCGCGGTCCAGGGCGTGGAGTTCATCTGCGCCAACACCGACGCGCAGGCGCTGGTGCGCAGCGCGGCGCACAAGGTGATCCAGCTGGGGAACAACGGGCTGGGCGCGGGCGGCAAGCCCGACCGCGGGCGCGACGCGGCCGAAGCCGCGGCTGAAAGCATCCGCGACGCGATCGATGGCGCGCACATGCTGTTCATCACCGCCGGCATGGGCGGCGGCACCGGCACGGGCGCGGCGCCGGTGATCGCGCGCATCGCCAAGGAGATGGGCATCCTCACCGTGGGCGTCGTGACCAAGCCGTTCGACTGGGAAGGCGGCCGCCGCATGACGAACGCCGACCAGGGCCTGATGGAGCTGGAAGCCAACGTCGACTCGCTGATCGTGGTGCTCAACGAGAAGCTGCTCGACGTGCTGGGCGACGAGATCACGCAGGACGAGGCGTTCGCGCACGCCAACGATGTGCTGAAGAACGCGGTGGGCGGCATCGCGGAAATCATCAACGTGCCGGGCCACGTCAACGTGGACTTCGAGGACGTGCGCACCGTGATGGGCGAGCCGGGCAAGGCGATGATGGGCACGGCGGTCGCGTCGGGCCCGGACCGCGCGCGCATCGCGGCGGAACAGGCCGTGGCCTGCCCGCTGCTGGACGGCATCGACCTGTCGGGCGCCAAGGGCGTGCTGGTGCTGATCACCGCGGCCAAGGGCAGCCTGAAGCTGGCCGAGTCCAAGCTGGCGATGAACACCATCCGCGCCTACGCCTCGCCGGACGCTCACGTCATCTACGGCACGGCCTACGACGACAGCCTGGACGACGAGGTGCGCGTGACGGTGGTGGCCACCGGCCTGTCGCGCCAGGGCCAGCAGCGCCGCACGGCGCCTCCGCTGCAGGTGCTGCGCACCGGCACCGACAACGTGCCGTTCAACGTGCCCACGGTGAACCATGCCGTCGCCGGCCCCGGCGCCATCGCCACGCGCGAGACGGGCGGCATGGGCGCCCCGCAGCAGCCGGACTACGGCGGCATGACGGTGCCCAGCGTGTGGCGCACCAACCGCACGCAGGCCGCGGCGAAGGTCGACGCGCTGTCTTCGGGCGGCATGGACGACTTCGAGATCCCCGCGTTCCTGCGCAAGCAGGCCGATTGA